From one Montipora capricornis isolate CH-2021 chromosome 10, ASM3666992v2, whole genome shotgun sequence genomic stretch:
- the LOC138021046 gene encoding neurexin-4-like yields the protein MNGQNGAGVTVMSHDSEKRTLVDGCNEPGCYSRDIHYTGVSLSKLAMLTRVSAHCEQCIKYECYHSKLLASSHDPRGWWVSRDSNKMTYWGGATPGSGKCACGMTLSCAGHTKVCNCDKNDAKWREDGGLLTDKSTLPVKQLRFGDAGKTRKNRNERGFHTFGKLKCYGVV from the coding sequence GTCACGACAGTGAGAAGAGAACATTGGTAGATGGGTGCAATGAGCCTGGATGCTACTCACGTGACATTCATTACACCGGAGTGAGTCTGTCCAAACTGGCGATGCTCACGAGAGTCTCAGCACACTGCGAACAGTGTATCAAGTACGAGTGTTATCACTCTAAATTGCTTGCATCCAGTCATGATCCCCGTGGATGGTGGGTATCCCGAGATTCAAACAAAATGACGTACTGGGGCGGAGCAACTCCTGGAAGTGGCAAATGCGCATGCGGAATGACTTTGTCATGTGCAGGACATACGAAAGTTTGTAATTGTGACAAAAATGACGCAAAGTGGCGTGAAGACGGCGGACTGCTCACTGATAAGTCCACTCTTCCAGTTAAACAGCTCAGATTTGGGGATGCAGGGAAGACAAGAAAAAATCGAAATGAAAGAGGCTTCCATACGTTTGGGAAGTTGAAGTGTTACGGCGTCGTTTAG